The DNA segment GATCTTCAATCACTAGGATACGAAATCTATGTTTTTCCAGCCAAAAGAAAGGGATATAGCGGAACAATGTCTATGACCAGAATTCATCCAATTTCAGTTTCTTATGGGCTAGGAAAGGAAGAATATGACAGCGAAGGAAGAGTTATAATCCTAGAGTACCCAGCGTATTATGTAATTAACACTTATTTCCCTAACGCTGGAGAAGGATTAAAGAGATTAGATTTTAAGCTATCTTTCAATAGAGACTTTGAAAAATTTGTGACATCTCTTAAAAAACCTTGTATTATCTGCGGAGATTTTAATGTAGCTCATCAAGAAATAGATATTGCCAGACCTAAAGATAACATAAATCACGCAGGGTTCACGCCTCAAGAAAGAGAATGGTTTTCTCATTTCTTATCTTTGGGTTACGTAGATACCTATAGAATGTTTGTCAAAGAAGGTGGCCATTATAGCTGGTGGTCCTATAGATTTCATGCTAGAGAAAAGAACATAGGTTGGAGGATAGATTACTGCGTAGTTTCTCAATCCCTCAAGGACAGAGTAATTAAAGCGGACATACTTGAAAAGGTAATGGGATCTGATCACGCTCCAATATTATTGGAAATACAATAACTTTTTATATCCGATATCGAAATCGATAATTAATGAGAGTAGCAATCCCAGTAACTAAAGGGAGAGTTGACGGTCCCGGTGAAGGAGAGGAAGTGCTAATCTACGAAATTGACGGAGATGAAGTAAAACTTGTTGAAAAATATGAGAATCCCGCACTAAAGGCTACCGCTGCGAGAGGAGCTCATATGTTAAAGTCAGCACTGGATAAAGGAGTTGACGCGGTGATAGTTGCTGAAATAGGCCCACCTGGAGTTAGATTACTTAAAGGTAAAGCAAAGATCTTCCTGGCAGAAGGATTAACTGTCGAAGAAGCTTTAGAGAAGCTAAAGAAAGGAGAACTACAAGAAACTGATAAACCAACACACGACGAGCACCATCACGGGTTTTAAAAATTTTTATACGTTAAACTTTTTTTACTCAAAAAATGTTTTATCTTATGGCAAAGATCTTCGTTATTTCAACCGCAGGAAAAGATGATATTAATAGAGCAACGATGGCAATAAATTTTGCACTAGGAGCGAGGAAAAATGCAGGAGCTACAGTTGCATTTATGTTCCTCGGAAGAGGAGTAGAAACTTTATTAAGAGAAGCTGCAAACGCACCACAAATGAAGAAGATGATAGAAGAAATGATTAATGCAGGAATTGACGTGAGTTATTGCGGTATTTCGTTGAAAAACTTAGGTTTAAACAAGGATTTAATATTCGACGGAATAAGGGAAGTAATGGGCGGTGTAGAAACTGCAAAAAGAATTGACGAAGGTTATGCTGTAGTAAGCTTCTGATGAAGAGCTCAGCTCACTCAGAAGAGATGAAGAAAGCTAAATAACTGATTAATTTTTTCCTCCTTATCTTATTATTAATTTATAATCTCCTTTAGATATAATTCTCTCATGACAAGAAAAATCTTAATGCATGTAGGCCCTGAAACAATAGATTACGACGTGCTTTTAGGAGGAGTTAAAGGAGATGTAGGATTTACATCTAAGGAATTCGTTGATGCAATGTCGTTTTCCCTAAAGTTCTTAAGGAAACTAATGGGAGTAAGCGAAAGTTATCAGCCATTCATAATTCCAGGTGGCGGAACTTCTGCAATGGAAAGTGTAACCTCTTTACTCAGAAAAGGGGATAAGGTCTTAGTAGTATCTAACGGAGTTTTCGGCAATCGTTGGATAGACATTTTTTCTAGATATCCGGTTAATGTAAAGGCGTTAAAGGCAAAAGCCGGATACTATGTTAAACCAGAGGAAATTGAAGAGGAAGTTAAGAAAGATAATTATACAATGGTCACAATGACTCACGTAGAGACTAGTACTGGAGTTAGAGAGCCTATTGCTGAAGTTACTAAAAGAATAAGGGATTACGTAGATCTCATAGTAGTAGACGGAGTTGCAAGCGTGGGAGGAGAAGAAGTTAGAGCAGAAGACTGGAAAGTTGACGTGTTTCTAACAGCCAGCCAGAAAGCAATAGGCACTCCGCCTGGAGCAGGCTTGCTCGTAGTTTCAGAGAACGCTACAAAAAGATTAGGTGAGGATAGCGTTGCGGGTTATTATCTTAACTTGAAGAACTGGCTAGGAGTCATGCAGTCAATGGAGAAAGGTAAGGCTTCCTATTTCTCAACACTACCAGTTCATTTAATTTTAATGATAAAGAAAGCATTCGAACTAATAGAGACTGAAGGTATTGAAAATAGAATAAGAAGGCATGAAATTGTCTCTTCTGCAGTAAGAAAAGGGATAGAAGCTTTAGGTTTAGAAATAGTGGCAAAAACTCCAGAAGCTTATAGCAATACTGTAACCGGGGTAATGCTGAAAAAAGCTAATCCTAATGATTTACTTTCAATGTCCTTAGCTGAAGGAATAGAATTCGCCCCCGGCGTTCACCCAGATTTGGCAGGAAAATATTTTAGAATAGGACACATGGGATGGGTTAACATTAACGACGTAATATCAGCAATAGCAGTAATTGAAAGAGTACTTAGCAAATTAGGAGAGCCAATAAACTTTGGAGAAGGCGTTAAGGCCGTTCAAGAATATCTAATTAATGGTATTTCCATCTCCTCTTCCAACATTGCGCCATGATGACCTTTATGTCCAGCATAGTCGTTTTTAAATCTATAGACGTAAACTTTCCTATAGATACCTAAATAATCTGCATGGATATCAATTTTCTCTCCTTTTTCTGCTAATAATCTAAGTTCTTTGACTTTGTCTATCGTGAATACCTTAAAGTTTGGAGAATTTCTCTTCTAGGTATTTTAAATCCTTTCGTCTCTTCATAAATATTGCTCTAGCGTCTCCAAAAGGCGGTAGATGAAACAAAGTCCTTATCTTCATCGAGCATTATTGCATTCTCTGTTTGTATAAATCCGTGATCCGCAGTTATTATTGTGTCGTATCCTTTAGGAATATCCCTTAACATCATTAAAATAACATCTTTTACTGCACGCAAAGTTAGTTCAGCGTAAGGCAAATATCTGTGAGCAGTTAAATTTATGTCAGGAATATAAAGTGTAATGAAATTTACTCCTTTTTCTCCAAAAATTTTAGCTTTATATATTCCGTCCCACAGAGTTCTATGACATTAGTATAGAGCATCTTAGTAAATTCGCTTCCGGCAATGCATTTAGGTAAGATTGAGATACTCTTCTTACTTTTTCCCTGGCTTTTTTGCCTATGTTTTTCACGTTAAAAACTTCCTCCATTGATTTTTCTAAAGCTTTTTAAGTAAATCAACTTCTGACGTTTCTGGCATAGTATACTTCAAAGCGTTTATTACTCCTACCTTATCCACATAAGTGGTGTAACCTAAAATTTTGTGCTCTTCAGGCTTCGTAGCGGTCATGAGCGTAGTTAAAGCTGTTGCCGTAGTTGATGGAAATACAGTGTAAATTTTATTCCTTCTACAGCAGATTTCAAAATGTTATATCCCATTCCATCAATTAATACAAGGAATATTTTATCTGATAAGGTAATATTAGAACAATACTCCTTGTCGCCAACTAACGCGTCCTCTATACTACATGCTACGTTATATAGGTTGTTCCTTGAGTAATCTGGATACATCATTTTAGTAGTATTGGTTTGACAGACATTATTAAATCACACTAAACGTTTTTTACTTAAGAGTAAATAGTTTCATAAATGGAGAAATCGCCTGAAAGTCGACTAAAGATAGTTGCAATTTTGCTTGCGATATCTACTGGAGTATTTTATATTTCTTATGCCTTAATTTTCTATTTTATTTATGTTCTTAAGAATAATTTTTTCATTGAAATGATTTTTCCAGGAACAATAGGAGTATCGTTAGTAACTTTACTTCCAATAGGTTTTTTGACTAGAGGACTAAGAAATACAAATTTTAATATAGGTTACCTAATGTATGTAACTGGTATAATTCTCTTTGAATTTATACCAATTCCTTTCTTAATCTTTCTGGGAAATTTTTTCTTAGGAATAACTTATAGAGATATCGGTAGATTAGAAAAAAATAAAAAATTAGAAAATGCAGGTTGGGTGGCATCAGTTCCCTTTGTTTCATTTATAGGATTTTCGCTTTGTTATGCGTATTATAAATCTCCAGAAGAAGTTGAGAAAGAGGAAGAAAAAAAGAAAGAAATGGAAGAAATTAAGCCATCTCCTGTTCCTTATCAAATAAGAATAGGTAAGATGACAAGCAATGGAGATTTTGAGTTTTCCTTTTATTCTCCTAGAGAAGATAAAATACTTAGCATAAAATTTGAGGATAAGACGATTAATACAGAAATTCCAGTAAAGGTAGGGAAAAACATGGTAAAAAGTAGAGTTCAAATTGATCCCTTAAAAATGATTGCTGGAAATCTCTATAATATAACAATAACATTCAGTAACGGAGAGACGTTCACTGCAGTAGTCGAATATATGCCTTAAGGGTACTACAATGTCATTCGATGTTGCATTAGAGTACTTAAATAAAGCAAAGGAATATCTTAATGCTTCAAGATTATTATTTTCAAATTCGTCATATAATGTTTCATCATTAGCTAGTGGAGTTTCTGCACAACTTGCAATAAAGACACATTTAGGAATAGAAGTTCCTAGAACCCGCGAAATAAGGAAACTATTAAGCATAATTATTGAAGATAGATGATGCCATGATTTTTATGAGATAGAATAGGTATTAATATAAGCTTAGAATGTCTAGTTGGCATAAAGCATCTTTTTCATTAAGGTTTTTAAAACTTTTATATTTAGAAGATAAGCTTACTCAAGTCTCTCTCACGTAGTGAAAGTGTTATCACTAAGATACAAATTCTGGAATTAACTTTTTCCTCTCACAAGACTATTACTAAATGCTACTTAATAATCTCCAGACTGTAATGCTTTTACGTAACTACTAATTATTCTAAATTATTTTTGATTAGTTATATTTATTTATTATATAGTATTTTTATTAATGATCTCCCAATCGATGACTGCTTACGAGGGTGAGAGAAAGGTTAGATGGAGGGATTACAGAGATGCGAGCCCCGTGCCGTTGAACTCCCATGACCTACCTTGGATACACTTTATCATGATTAATAAAAGTGTAGGGACAAACTGTTAATATTTCAACAATCCCTTGTGCTTCAGACTATATATCTTTGGAATGTCTCTAAGACTTCTTTCCAGTTCTTTACTTCCTCGATGGTTCTCTCTCCTCCTTCATAAACTATAATCAAGTCAGCTGTAGGTCCATTCTGCCTTAATACTTTTATCTCCCTTACTTGGTCTAGGGATATCTTCCACTTACCTATCTCAACTCGTTCTGGTGTTATTCTAACGTTTAAATAGGAGTATGACTTTATAACTAGAGTAATTAAAATTATGCCTAAAGCTAACGTTATTGTACCAAATAAGAGTAATTTATTTATGAACAGCCCAACATTAATTAAAACATATATGAGCCAAATGATAACTTGTCCGTAGAGGAACAACTTATCCCCTTTCTTAGTGTGTACTCTCACTGCAAGTGGGGCTTTCACGAGATAAAATTTTGAAAACATAAATAAAACTATAACTACAGTATATAGAGGATCCCTTTTCTTAATTCTAGATTTATTAGCAGCCTTCATGCTGAGGATATAAGTTATGAAGTTCCTTCTATGTCTCTTATTTATCATCACCTCAGTTCCCTACTTTTTATAGTCGAAGCTTCTTAACTCTACAGCTATTCTAAGCCTTAGATCATGCTTTTCGTATTTAATCGTCCTTACCAAGCTGTAGTCCATATGTGTATCTATTCTTCTATTGAGGACTCTTGGGGTTACGTCTAAGTTAAGATTTAGATGGTTCAAGCTGTAGAAAAAGGTAAGTTTAAGGAATAATATTTGAGGAAAGAAATGCTTGACAATATTTACAAGTATTGGAAAGAGATTAAGGAGGCTGTTATAGAAAATGCTCCAGAAGCTAGGCAGTTTCGTTAGGGAAACTTTAGGCCAGACAGTGACAAATAAACGACAGTCCTCGTAAATACACTGAACTTGTGAATTATATTGGAGACAACATTATTAGAGTTTCACGTAGTCACTATGAAGACTTAAGAGAGTTAGTATAAGAAATTCATAGACGTATACAAGGAAATTTAGTACATCAGTTATAAAAAGAAATATATTTAATTGGAAATATTATTCTTAAAATTTCGAAAAGTAAATAATCATGTATGATTGTTAAGAGCATTTGTCCATTTTGTGGAGTAGGCTGCGGAATAGACCTAGAAGTTGAAGGGGGTAAGATAGTAAGGGTCTTGCCTGATAAAACCCACGTCGTGAGTAAAGGGCACTTATGTGGTAAAGGCAGTGTTGCTTTCAAATCTCTTTACGCAGAAGATAGGGTTTTATATCCTTTAAAGAGAGAGGGCGAGAAATTCGTAAGGATTTCGTGGAAAGAAGCCATTGAGGAAATTTATATCAAATTAAACGATATTATTAAAAAATATGGCCCATTCTCCGTAGGCTTTTACGGCGGTTGTCAGAACACTTTGGAAGAAGTTTACTCTTTCATGAAACTGGCTAGGGCGTTGGGGACTAACAATGTAGATTCTTGTGCTAGAGTATGTCACGACCCTTCAGCTATAGCATTAAAGGAAATGTTAGGAGTAGGAGCTTCCTCGACTTCGGTTGTTCAAATTCCTAAAGCTAAAGTCTTGGTCATAGCAGGAGAATCGATAACAGAAAGCCATCCAGTAATATCCCAATACATTGTAGAGCTCAAAAGAAAAGGAGGTAAACTAATAGTTATAGATCCTAGATTAACGGGAATTGCCAAAATTGCCGATCTTTATTTGCAGATTTCTCCTTCTACTGATATATACTTATTTAATGCAGTTGCAAATTATTTAATTTCTAATGGATTAATTGATGAGAATTTTATTAAACAAAGGACGGAAGGCTTTGAAGACTATAAGAGAGTTGTAAGTAAGTATTCCATTGAAGATGCGGAGAAAATTACTGGAATTCCTAGAGAAAAAATAATTGAGTTTGCTAAGCTAATTTCACAGAAACCTGTTATTTTCTCTTGGGGCTTAGGATTAACTCAGTCTTCTGGAGTTAACGGAGTAAGAGCTTTAGTTAATTTAGCGTTGCTGACAGGGAACGTTGGAATAGAAGGGGGAGGGTTAATAGTATATCGTGGCCAGGCTAACGTTCAAGGTTCTGGAGATTTAGTAAAGCCTAATGTATTTCCTAATGGTAAAATGGACGAGTTACATGCTTTACAATTAAAGGAAGTTTGGGGATTTAAACCGCCTATTCAGCCGGGTAAAACAGTTACCGAAGCCTTGTATGGCTCTAATTTAAAAGCAATCTTTTTAATGAACTTTAATCCTGCTAAGAGTTTTCCTAATAGGAAAGTTGTTGAAAAATTCTTATCATCTCTAGACTTGTTAGTCGTAATAGACTCCTTTATGACTGAGACCGCAAAGTTTGCTCATTATATATTGCCTGCAGCAATGTGGGCTGAAAAAGAAGGTTCTGTGACGAGTTTGGACAGGTTAGTAAAGTGGAGGTTTAAAGCTGTTAACCCTCCAGGAGAAGCTAGGCCAGAGCTAGAAATAATAGCGGATTTGGCAAGGAAATTTGGTTTTAATTTCTCATCAGATCCTAAGGAAGTGTTTAATGAGCTAAAAGAGGTATCAATATACTCTAATCTCAACTTTGGAGAAATGACTGACTACTCCTTACCGTCGAGGTACCCGCAAAACGACGAAGTACTTTATAGAGAAAAATTCCTAACTGAAGATGGTAAAGCTCACTTCCGCCCAGTTGAGCAACCAAAGCTTTCTAAAGGCATGATACTAATCACTGGAAGGGAAGTTACTCACTATAATACTGACGAACTAATAGTTAGATCCGGATTTCCAGAAATTCCGTTAGAGGTTTTTATTAACCCAGAAGATGCTACTAGACTGGGAATAAAGGAAGGAGATGAAGTCGAGATCTCTTCGAAATGTGGTTCTGCAAAGGCAAGAGTTAGGCTATCGAGAGACATAATGAGAGGTGTGGCTTTCGCATATATGCATAACACTGAAATAAATTATGTAGTATGTAATGATCTAGATGAAGAGTCAAAAACTCCAAAGTTCAAGTATATTGTGATTAACATAAGGAAATAAATATCCTTTCATTTTCTTTATTCAGTTATACATAATTCTAAGTAACTATTTACAACGGAATATTTATAAATGCACAAATAAGTAACATGTTATATGGTAAAATACTGTCCAAAGTGTGGCTATCCAAACCCTGATGACGCTAAGTTCTGCATGAAGTGTGGATATCAACTTCCTACAATACTTCAACAACCAAGCCCAAACTCTCAACCGCCCTCTATTCCTACAACTCCTCCGGAACGACCAAAAAAAGAATTACCACTGAAGGCTATCATAGGTTTAGTAGTAGCTGTAATAGTTGTGCTAGCAGTTTTCATAGTGGTGTTACCTTTAACTTCACCTCATGGGATCTCCACATTAGCTTCTACTGCACAGAGCAACTTTGGCGGTAGTTGGGTTACTGCCAGATGCCAATCTGGCACAGTAACATATGTGGGAAACGGAGAATACAAAGTAAGTTACTTAAATGGAACAACAATTACTGTTAAAAATATTTCTAATATACCCTTCATTTCGAATTCTTTCTCAAGTACTAGTTCTTTAACTGCCACTTGCAATGTTACTTTTTCTAAGGCAGTTTTTGCCCTAATTAATGGTACAATTAATGGTAATAAGGCTTACATACTTGTTATAGGAGCTTATTGGAACACCACACCAAACCCAATCTACGACTCTTACAATCAAATAAAATCAGAGTTATCCAATAATAGCGGTCTAATTTTATCTGCAAAAGCGTTTTTCAAAGCTGAGGGAATATGCGTCAATGTGTCGATTCATAATGGCATGGTTTATCTTTATATGTCTACATCCAACTCTACTTTCGCCAGGTCTCTGATATCACAAAATCCGGATTCAACTTTAGCTTCACAGCTAAACTTAACTTCTGTTACTGCTCTAGGAGTTTTGGAAGAATTAAATGCTAACGAAGAAATTGGTGTAATTGTTATTAACATGGCTCCTAGCGAGTCTCAAATGATACCACTAGCAAGCCAAGTTGAAGGTTGTTTATAAAGGAACTCTTTTTTAATTCGTCTCTTTTCTCACTACATTTTATTTATCCTTGATTGAAAATCTATAGTAATGGAAAGAGCTTGGAGAGGTTTCGCCATTATTTACGCAAGCAAAAAAGAAATTGCGGAGAGGCTTTGCGAGGAAATAAAGAAGAGGGAAACCCCCTGCTCACTCTTCTCCTACAAAGAGGCAAACTTTAAAAATATTTGGAAGTGTTACGACGGGATAATATTCGCCATGGCGCTAAGCGGGGCAGTTAGGACAATATGCAAGTACGCACAAAGTAAAGATAAAGACCCACCAGTCCTAGCGATAGACGATGAAGGGAAGTTCGTCATACCAATATTGGGGGCACACTGGGGGGCTAACGAGTACGCAGAGGAAATCGCTAAGTTATTGGGATCAATTCCAGTAATTACTACTGCGAGCGAACTATCTAACGTTACAAGCGTGGAGGAATTCGCTAGGCTAGTCAACTGTAAAATACTTAACGTGGAGAACGTGGTTAAAGTGACTTCAGCCCTTTTAAGGGGAGAAGAGGTATGCGTAAAAGGTCTAAAGAAGTTACCCAACGTTAAGGGCAAATACAAAATTGGCGACAACTGTAAGTACTTCATCGTGGTGGGGGAAGAGGATAGAGAAGAGGCAGACAATGTGGTCTACTTAAAACCGTTAAAACTCTCCATAGGGGTAGGAAGTAAGATCGAGGCGGACGAGAAGACAATAGAAGAGGCAATTCTGTTTGCGTTGAATAAGATAAACGCGGATATATCCCAAGTGGAGGTGATTTCTTCAGTTAGAGAAAAAGTGGGGAAAGTCGCAGAAAGGCTAGGTGTTAAATTTAGGTTAATTTCGCTGGAGGAAGTCAACTCCTTTAACGACGAGTGCCTCTCCCCTCAAAGCCAAAAGTTGAAGGAGCTAGGCATAAAGAACGTGGCTGAGGCTTGTGCGTTAATTTCTGCTGGTAAGAACGCCAAGTTAATTTTGAGGAAAATCCCTTATAAAGGAGAAGTAACAGTTTCTATTGCGTCAATTGGTGAGTAGAAGATGACTCTTTACGTTATAGGCGTAGGTCCGGGAGATCCAGAGCTAATAACCCTAAAGGGCATTGAGAAAATAAAGAATGCTGAAGTAGTAACTGGTTGGGGAAGTGTAATAGAAAGGTTCTCAAAATACACTGAAGGCAAAAAAGTGATTCCATTAAATTATAAGGAAGAGTCTAAACTACTTGGCGAAGTTATGAATTTAGCTAAGGATAAAGAGGTTGCATTTTTAAATCATGGGGATCCAGCAGTTTCTGACTATCAACTTTTGGATAAATTGAAAAAGTTAGCTAAAGAATATGGGGTTAGTCTTGAAATAATTCCAGGTGTTTCATCAATAATTAGAGCTTTACAAATAGTTGAAAGGGACTTAACGCAAGTTATAGTGGTAACGTTACATGTAAGGGGAGAAATTAATTATTCAAAGCTTAAGGACTTGATAAAAACAGGAAGGGATTTACTAATTATTCCAGAACCTTATCCCGATGGCGTCAAGAGAATAGCCCTTCAGTTTGAGAAAGAAGACCCAACTTTAACAATTATGGAGAAATTAACATATCCTGACGAGAAGGTCTGGAAATTTAAGTGTAGTGAAATAATAAAAGGGGATATTAAATTTGGGGATTTAACTATAGTTTATGTTCCTTCAGTTACAGAGATGGGGGTTAAGGGGATGAAAGGGGATGGATAGCCCAAGACGTTAATGCGCTCCTCCCCAGCTCAAGTATGAGCAACTAACAATAAGGGACTAGGTGAATGAAAGTCCTCACTCTTCTAATGCTCTGAGCTACCCGAATCGATGAACCGCTTGGGAGGGAACCCTTCAGGAGGAAGTCAGTCGTTCAAAGAATAATATTTATAAAAGACATATTTATATTCTGGATAAGCTATCCATTAATGTGGATACAGCAATTATAATCATAACTCACGGCTCAAGAAGGAATACATTTGTTGAAGATATGGAAGGAGTAACAAAATATATTGAAGACAAGCTACGAATTCCAGTTTATTTATCTCATAACGAATTTACTGAACCAAATTGGAGGAATTTAGTTTCATCTTTACTGGAAAAAGGAATTAACAACTTCATATTCGCTCTAGCTTTTTTAGGTAGAGGGAATCACGTCGCTAAAGACATAATGGGTTCCTTTGGAGTTAACGAATTTTACAAATGGGTGGAAGCCCAGTATGAAGGTAAGAAACTTAAAGTTTATTTCACAAGACCTTTGGCAGATTCTCCGTTAGTTAAGTTGTCGTTACTTTACAGAATATCTTCAGCATTAAGAAAAGACAACTCCTTCAATTTTTTGGAAGACCCTGAGGAAATAGAAGAGAATTCAATGGAATTATCAAGGCAGAAAGTAAGGGAAATAACTGGAAAGGATGGGGAAGAGCTAGAAATAATAAGTAGAGCTGTTTATGCAAGTGGAAACTTGGAGATTGCTAGGCATATTTACATAAGCAAAGACGCAATAGAGATGGGAGTTTCAGCATTAAAGTCCGGTATAGGAATATTAACTGACGTTAAGATGGTTAAGGCAGGATTGAGGTGGAACGCTGAAAATTATTTAGACGATGCAGTAGAGCTTGCTAAAAAATTAAAGATAACTAGAACTGCTGCAGGAATAAGGATAGGACTTTCAAAGGAACCTAAGATAGTAGTTATAGGTAATTCTCCAACCGCATTAGTTGAGGCAATAAAAATGCATGAGGAAGAAGGAGTTGAAATTCCTTTAATAGTTGCGACTCCCCCTGGATTTACTAATGCCGTTGAGGCAAAGGAGAGGTTAATCTCTACTGATATTCCTTGTATAGTACTTAGAGGCAATTACGGAGGAAGTAATATTGCAGTATCAATAATGAATGAAATAATTCGTTATGCGCGTGGTAAAAATGGGTAAAATTTACGTTGTAGGTATAGGTCCAGGAGGAAAGGAAACAAGGACGTTAGAAATGCTAAAGGCTATAAAGGAAAGCGACGTTATAGTTGCTTATACTACTTACGCTAGGTTAATTCAAGACTTGACTGACGGTAAGGAAGTAATAACTGCAAAAATGAAGGAAGAAGTATTTAGGGCAAAAGTTGCAATAGAAAAGGCTTTACAAGGTCACACTGTTGCGGTAGTATCTAGCGGGGACCCACAAGTTTACGGCATGGCCGGTTTAATCTTTGATATGGCTTGTAAAAATAATATTAATGTAGAGATTCAGATAATTCCTGGAATAACTGCAGCAAACGCTGTTGCAGCTAAATTGGGCTCGCCATTATCAATGGATTTTGCGGTGATTAGTCTAAGTGACTTGCTAATTCCTTCAGAGGAAATCCTTAATAGAGTGAGGAAGGCTGCAGAAGGGGACTTTGTTATAGTCTTGTACAATCCTATAAATAAGCCGTTATTATTGGAAGCGATGAGAATTATAAAGGAAGTTAAAGGAACCGATGTTCCAGTAGGTATAGTAAAATCAGCTTATAGGGAAGATGAGGAAATTATGATAGCAACTTTATCTACTTGGGAAAAGTTTTTGAATAAAATAAACATGATTACAACAATTATTGTAGGAAATTCAAAGTCTTATATTTGCAATAATAAAATAATAACACCAAGAGGATACGAAAGGAGGTACGATCTGCACGTCATTGATTCAAACTCTTAAACGATTTGGAATAACCACTGGAGCAGCCGCAGCGGCTGCATCAAAGGCTTCAGTAATTTACCTTGTAAGAGGAGAAAAACCGGATAGTGTAGTAGTTCCTACTCCAATAGGAATAAGGATCGAAATTCCAGTTGAAAAGTATCTTGAGGAAGAAGGTAAGAAGTGTGCTGAAGTGAAGAAATTTTCTGGCGATAATCCAGATATTCTTGATGGCCTAGAAATAATTTCTTGTAGTGAATTTTCTTCTTCTGGAATACAAATTCTAGG comes from the Acidianus infernus genome and includes:
- a CDS encoding exodeoxyribonuclease III is translated as MRLISWNVNGLKAIMSKGFIDTVKSFNADILMFQEIKTDVIPLDLQSLGYEIYVFPAKRKGYSGTMSMTRIHPISVSYGLGKEEYDSEGRVIILEYPAYYVINTYFPNAGEGLKRLDFKLSFNRDFEKFVTSLKKPCIICGDFNVAHQEIDIARPKDNINHAGFTPQEREWFSHFLSLGYVDTYRMFVKEGGHYSWWSYRFHAREKNIGWRIDYCVVSQSLKDRVIKADILEKVMGSDHAPILLEIQ
- a CDS encoding NifB/NifX family molybdenum-iron cluster-binding protein, whose protein sequence is MRVAIPVTKGRVDGPGEGEEVLIYEIDGDEVKLVEKYENPALKATAARGAHMLKSALDKGVDAVIVAEIGPPGVRLLKGKAKIFLAEGLTVEEALEKLKKGELQETDKPTHDEHHHGF
- a CDS encoding DsrE family protein, producing MAKIFVISTAGKDDINRATMAINFALGARKNAGATVAFMFLGRGVETLLREAANAPQMKKMIEEMINAGIDVSYCGISLKNLGLNKDLIFDGIREVMGGVETAKRIDEGYAVVSF
- a CDS encoding pyridoxal-phosphate-dependent aminotransferase family protein produces the protein MTRKILMHVGPETIDYDVLLGGVKGDVGFTSKEFVDAMSFSLKFLRKLMGVSESYQPFIIPGGGTSAMESVTSLLRKGDKVLVVSNGVFGNRWIDIFSRYPVNVKALKAKAGYYVKPEEIEEEVKKDNYTMVTMTHVETSTGVREPIAEVTKRIRDYVDLIVVDGVASVGGEEVRAEDWKVDVFLTASQKAIGTPPGAGLLVVSENATKRLGEDSVAGYYLNLKNWLGVMQSMEKGKASYFSTLPVHLILMIKKAFELIETEGIENRIRRHEIVSSAVRKGIEALGLEIVAKTPEAYSNTVTGVMLKKANPNDLLSMSLAEGIEFAPGVHPDLAGKYFRIGHMGWVNINDVISAIAVIERVLSKLGEPINFGEGVKAVQEYLINGISISSSNIAP
- a CDS encoding DUF973 family protein — translated: MEKSPESRLKIVAILLAISTGVFYISYALIFYFIYVLKNNFFIEMIFPGTIGVSLVTLLPIGFLTRGLRNTNFNIGYLMYVTGIILFEFIPIPFLIFLGNFFLGITYRDIGRLEKNKKLENAGWVASVPFVSFIGFSLCYAYYKSPEEVEKEEEKKKEMEEIKPSPVPYQIRIGKMTSNGDFEFSFYSPREDKILSIKFEDKTINTEIPVKVGKNMVKSRVQIDPLKMIAGNLYNITITFSNGETFTAVVEYMP
- a CDS encoding HEPN domain-containing protein, coding for MSFDVALEYLNKAKEYLNASRLLFSNSSYNVSSLASGVSAQLAIKTHLGIEVPRTREIRKLLSIIIEDR
- a CDS encoding DUF3093 domain-containing protein, encoding MINKRHRRNFITYILSMKAANKSRIKKRDPLYTVVIVLFMFSKFYLVKAPLAVRVHTKKGDKLFLYGQVIIWLIYVLINVGLFINKLLLFGTITLALGIILITLVIKSYSYLNVRITPERVEIGKWKISLDQVREIKVLRQNGPTADLIIVYEGGERTIEEVKNWKEVLETFQRYIV
- the fdhF gene encoding formate dehydrogenase subunit alpha, with protein sequence MIVKSICPFCGVGCGIDLEVEGGKIVRVLPDKTHVVSKGHLCGKGSVAFKSLYAEDRVLYPLKREGEKFVRISWKEAIEEIYIKLNDIIKKYGPFSVGFYGGCQNTLEEVYSFMKLARALGTNNVDSCARVCHDPSAIALKEMLGVGASSTSVVQIPKAKVLVIAGESITESHPVISQYIVELKRKGGKLIVIDPRLTGIAKIADLYLQISPSTDIYLFNAVANYLISNGLIDENFIKQRTEGFEDYKRVVSKYSIEDAEKITGIPREKIIEFAKLISQKPVIFSWGLGLTQSSGVNGVRALVNLALLTGNVGIEGGGLIVYRGQANVQGSGDLVKPNVFPNGKMDELHALQLKEVWGFKPPIQPGKTVTEALYGSNLKAIFLMNFNPAKSFPNRKVVEKFLSSLDLLVVIDSFMTETAKFAHYILPAAMWAEKEGSVTSLDRLVKWRFKAVNPPGEARPELEIIADLARKFGFNFSSDPKEVFNELKEVSIYSNLNFGEMTDYSLPSRYPQNDEVLYREKFLTEDGKAHFRPVEQPKLSKGMILITGREVTHYNTDELIVRSGFPEIPLEVFINPEDATRLGIKEGDEVEISSKCGSAKARVRLSRDIMRGVAFAYMHNTEINYVVCNDLDEESKTPKFKYIVINIRK
- a CDS encoding zinc ribbon domain-containing protein, whose amino-acid sequence is MVKYCPKCGYPNPDDAKFCMKCGYQLPTILQQPSPNSQPPSIPTTPPERPKKELPLKAIIGLVVAVIVVLAVFIVVLPLTSPHGISTLASTAQSNFGGSWVTARCQSGTVTYVGNGEYKVSYLNGTTITVKNISNIPFISNSFSSTSSLTATCNVTFSKAVFALINGTINGNKAYILVIGAYWNTTPNPIYDSYNQIKSELSNNSGLILSAKAFFKAEGICVNVSIHNGMVYLYMSTSNSTFARSLISQNPDSTLASQLNLTSVTALGVLEELNANEEIGVIVINMAPSESQMIPLASQVEGCL